The following are from one region of the Halorussus rarus genome:
- a CDS encoding cupredoxin domain-containing protein codes for MTGDATPAESTESTRGETGGPTEDQQTADRRSGDRLAGDSGTDNPEPGDPQAGDRETAGEGGGMTRRSFVRAAGGTAAAAGAAAAVGADEAAAQSETYRFGGEVAAWHGRAPAAIEGQDNPTIELEAGTEYEFWFENIDGAPHNITMQDSEGNTIAQSSLVSSEGATASVTFTATPQMTQYICTIHPTTMVGDVEVTGELEGGGGGIPTRMLVLAAGVVLAFISPLLFALFLFSRDREAGGETTARP; via the coding sequence ATGACGGGGGACGCGACACCTGCCGAGAGTACGGAGTCGACGCGAGGAGAGACCGGTGGCCCGACGGAGGACCAGCAGACCGCGGACCGACGATCCGGGGACCGGCTGGCGGGAGACTCGGGGACCGACAATCCGGAGCCAGGAGACCCGCAGGCCGGGGATCGGGAGACCGCCGGCGAGGGCGGCGGGATGACTCGCCGGTCGTTCGTCCGGGCGGCCGGCGGCACCGCCGCGGCGGCCGGGGCGGCCGCTGCGGTCGGCGCCGACGAGGCGGCGGCGCAGTCCGAGACCTACCGGTTCGGCGGCGAGGTGGCGGCGTGGCACGGCCGGGCGCCGGCGGCCATCGAGGGCCAGGACAACCCGACCATCGAACTGGAGGCCGGCACCGAGTACGAGTTCTGGTTCGAGAACATCGACGGCGCGCCCCACAACATCACGATGCAGGACTCGGAGGGCAACACCATCGCCCAGAGCTCGCTCGTCTCCAGCGAGGGGGCCACCGCGTCGGTGACGTTCACGGCGACGCCCCAGATGACCCAGTACATCTGCACCATCCACCCGACGACGATGGTGGGCGACGTCGAGGTGACCGGCGAACTCGAGGGCGGCGGTGGCGGCATCCCGACCCGGATGCTGGTGCTGGCCGCCGGGGTCGTGCTCGCGTTCATCTCGCCGCTGCTGTTCGCGCTCTTCCTGTTCTCGCGGGACCGCGAGGCGGGCGGGGAAACGACGGCCCGACCGTAG
- a CDS encoding phosphoenolpyruvate carboxykinase (ATP), with product MSESGKTVRSLETALPDPTTADNVVYGPSVERLREFSEHLETTTEFGAPSYVSDERSRNADLTENAVDADFGADDFAHVEDAFEAAREREMVCVDRRMGRHDDHSYVCRLYVPKEYGRIALAWAKLFEPVADDDPDPDFVTVQIPDADEIAIRILPDEGVTAVLGSDYTGEAKKSFLRLFMYYAKREGGLGLHAGSKRVRLKNEDGDLETVGQAFLGLSATGKSTLTAHGLRLDDPEEATMLQDDVCALLPDGTVAGSEGNGLFVKTIGLDSDEQPALYDAVTHESAVLDNVDVADDGTVDFDSDRYTTNGRAVIERDQLSSAGDDIDLDGVDQVFFITRNPVMPPVAKLSAREAAAAFMLGESIQTSAGDPSKAGESIRVVGTNPFIIGSKGEEGNRFRDLVADLDVDCFVLNTGHLGGRDVGVEESVTILRELARGTVEWTDDDATGLTVPSEVPGMDVSAYDVADNVENLDEKLARLRTERRTHLDTFEDLDEEIRDAVY from the coding sequence ATGTCAGAATCCGGGAAGACGGTCCGCTCGCTGGAGACTGCGCTTCCAGACCCGACGACGGCCGACAACGTGGTGTACGGCCCGTCGGTGGAACGGCTCCGCGAGTTCTCCGAGCACTTAGAGACCACGACCGAGTTCGGCGCCCCGTCGTACGTCAGCGACGAGCGGTCGCGCAACGCCGACCTGACGGAGAACGCGGTCGACGCCGACTTCGGCGCGGACGACTTCGCGCACGTCGAAGACGCGTTCGAGGCGGCCCGCGAGCGCGAGATGGTCTGCGTCGACCGCCGGATGGGTCGCCACGACGACCACTCGTACGTCTGCCGGCTCTACGTCCCGAAGGAGTACGGTCGAATCGCGCTGGCCTGGGCGAAGCTCTTCGAGCCGGTGGCCGACGACGACCCCGACCCCGACTTCGTGACGGTCCAGATTCCGGACGCCGACGAGATCGCCATCCGCATCCTGCCCGACGAGGGGGTCACCGCCGTCCTCGGCAGCGACTACACCGGCGAGGCCAAGAAGTCGTTCCTCCGGCTGTTCATGTACTACGCCAAGCGGGAGGGCGGGCTGGGCCTCCACGCCGGGAGCAAGCGCGTCCGCCTGAAGAACGAGGACGGCGACCTCGAGACGGTCGGCCAGGCGTTCCTCGGGCTCTCGGCCACCGGCAAGTCCACGCTGACCGCCCACGGGCTCCGGCTCGACGACCCCGAGGAAGCCACGATGCTCCAGGACGACGTCTGCGCGCTGCTGCCCGACGGGACCGTCGCCGGCAGCGAGGGCAACGGCCTGTTCGTCAAGACCATCGGCCTCGACTCCGACGAGCAGCCCGCCCTCTACGACGCGGTGACCCACGAGTCGGCCGTGCTCGACAACGTCGACGTGGCCGACGACGGGACGGTCGACTTCGATTCAGACCGCTACACCACCAACGGCCGGGCGGTCATCGAGCGCGACCAGCTCTCGTCGGCGGGCGATGACATCGATCTCGACGGGGTCGACCAGGTGTTCTTCATCACGCGCAACCCCGTGATGCCGCCGGTCGCGAAGCTCTCGGCCCGGGAGGCCGCCGCGGCGTTCATGCTCGGCGAGTCCATCCAGACCAGCGCGGGCGACCCCTCGAAGGCCGGCGAGTCCATCCGCGTGGTCGGCACCAACCCGTTCATCATCGGCTCGAAGGGCGAAGAGGGCAACCGCTTCCGCGACCTCGTGGCCGACCTCGACGTCGACTGCTTCGTACTCAACACCGGCCACCTCGGCGGCCGCGACGTCGGCGTCGAGGAGTCGGTGACCATCCTCCGGGAGCTCGCCCGCGGCACCGTCGAGTGGACCGACGACGACGCGACCGGGCTGACGGTCCCGAGCGAGGTGCCGGGAATGGACGTCTCGGCGTACGACGTCGCCGACAACGTCGAGAACCTAGATGAGAAACTGGCCCGACTCCGGACCGAGCGCCGGACCCACCTCGACACCTTCGAGGACCTCGACGAGGAGATCCGGGACGCGGTGTACTGA
- a CDS encoding universal stress protein: MFDRILVPTDGTPASECAVTNGVELAAKHDAEVHALYVVETDSEMGHVDFNVERMESEGEAAVEAVERRASERGVPVVKALRYGDPTEEILDYVADHDVDLVMMGTAGRTGFERLVRAGSVAERVVRTATVPVMVAGREACRLPDRS; this comes from the coding sequence ATGTTCGACCGCATCCTCGTTCCCACGGACGGCACGCCCGCCTCCGAGTGCGCAGTCACGAACGGCGTCGAACTCGCCGCGAAGCACGACGCGGAGGTCCACGCCCTCTACGTCGTCGAGACCGACTCCGAGATGGGACACGTCGACTTCAACGTCGAGCGCATGGAATCGGAGGGCGAAGCGGCGGTCGAGGCGGTCGAAAGACGCGCGTCCGAGCGCGGCGTGCCGGTCGTCAAGGCGCTCCGGTACGGCGACCCGACCGAGGAGATACTCGACTACGTCGCCGACCACGACGTCGACCTCGTGATGATGGGCACGGCCGGCCGGACCGGCTTCGAACGGTTGGTCCGCGCCGGCAGCGTCGCCGAGCGCGTGGTCCGGACGGCCACGGTCCCAGTGATGGTCGCCGGCCGGGAGGCGTGTCGGCTCCCGGACCGGTCGTGA
- a CDS encoding MFS transporter gives MTERWLYAWGLGSVALGAASLLVPLYVVALGGDPTALGLLAGSVALLGTPGALLWGRLADRTRDRRAVVVGSLLGSAAALAALPFLESVTAVLAVNAVLWFVSAAAGPVLTLLVVADAPEREWSRRIAALNRYQGFGWAGGLVLGTAWLGVLAPRFASPLAARRWLFAVGAGLTAVSAVAAAAWVPSPAAADLRRSDRRRIARFLSRTNRHVRTATFAFSPNRLYWTTLGIRPRQVGRRFTPRLAGYFAAVALFSTGFAAFWAPLPAYLSAAGHGGDATFGLYLATSVASVACYGPVGDLVDRVDARLFQSGALGVRAVAFPAVAVVGALVGLPALTGAVGVFLVLGATWAVIAVTGTGLVTRHAPAAVRGEALGVHAALVAAAGGVGGLLGGWTAQFGYPTAFAVAGGLVAAGAGVVAGLRGLSTPGGTNAEATGREDTTD, from the coding sequence ATGACAGAACGGTGGCTGTACGCGTGGGGGCTCGGGTCGGTCGCGCTCGGCGCGGCGTCGCTGCTCGTCCCGCTGTACGTCGTCGCGCTCGGCGGAGACCCGACCGCGCTCGGCCTGCTCGCGGGGAGCGTCGCGCTGCTCGGCACGCCGGGCGCGCTGCTGTGGGGCCGGCTGGCCGACCGGACCCGCGACCGCCGGGCGGTCGTCGTGGGGAGTCTGCTCGGGTCGGCGGCCGCGCTCGCCGCGCTGCCGTTCCTCGAGTCCGTGACCGCGGTCCTGGCGGTCAACGCCGTCCTCTGGTTCGTCTCGGCCGCCGCGGGACCGGTCCTGACGCTGCTCGTCGTGGCCGACGCGCCCGAGCGCGAGTGGTCGCGGCGGATCGCGGCGCTCAACCGGTACCAGGGGTTCGGCTGGGCCGGCGGCCTGGTGCTCGGGACCGCGTGGCTCGGCGTCCTCGCGCCGCGGTTCGCATCGCCGCTTGCCGCCCGCCGCTGGCTGTTCGCCGTCGGCGCGGGGCTGACCGCGGTCTCGGCTGTCGCGGCCGCGGCGTGGGTGCCCTCGCCCGCCGCGGCCGACCTCCGGCGGAGTGACCGCCGACGAATCGCCCGGTTCCTCTCCCGGACCAACCGCCACGTCAGGACCGCGACGTTCGCCTTCTCGCCGAACCGGCTCTACTGGACCACGCTGGGGATCCGCCCCCGGCAGGTGGGCCGGCGGTTCACGCCCCGGCTCGCCGGCTACTTCGCCGCGGTCGCGCTGTTCTCGACCGGATTCGCGGCGTTCTGGGCGCCGCTGCCGGCGTACCTCTCGGCCGCGGGCCACGGCGGCGACGCGACGTTCGGGCTGTACCTCGCCACGAGCGTCGCGTCGGTGGCCTGCTACGGACCGGTCGGCGACCTCGTCGACCGGGTCGACGCGCGACTGTTCCAGAGCGGGGCGCTCGGCGTCAGGGCGGTCGCGTTCCCCGCCGTCGCGGTCGTCGGCGCGCTGGTCGGCCTCCCCGCGTTGACCGGCGCGGTCGGCGTCTTCCTCGTCCTCGGCGCGACGTGGGCCGTCATCGCGGTGACCGGCACGGGACTGGTGACCCGTCACGCGCCCGCCGCGGTCCGGGGCGAGGCGCTGGGCGTCCACGCCGCGCTGGTGGCGGCGGCCGGCGGCGTCGGCGGCCTGCTCGGCGGCTGGACCGCGCAGTTCGGCTACCCGACCGCCTTCGCGGTCGCTGGCGGACTGGTCGCGGCGGGCGCGGGCGTTGTCGCCGGGCTCCGGGGGCTCTCGACGCCCGGCGGGACGAACGCGGAAGCGACCGGACGGGAGGACACGACCGACTGA
- a CDS encoding carbohydrate kinase family protein, whose product MTDSERDPDVLVAGEALVDFLPDSPGLLAQVAEFSRRAGGAPANVAVGLARLDATPWFWTRVGEDPFGDHLAGTLASFGVPDRFVERDPAAKTALAFVSHDEDADRAFTFYRDGTADTRVEPGGVPDETLESVEWVYVGGVMLAADPGRTATLDLAERAGERGATVVFDPNYRPELWATSDRAYSDLIAEMLGHADVVKATPEDLDAAGFEGESPEGLASAVADDGPHTVLLTLGDAGAFAAATDRAPWGAGAASHGGYGVDAVDTTGAGDAFTAGALAALADGDGAGAADRSLSAVLGFANAVAAVTTTAAGAMTALPTREQVRALRE is encoded by the coding sequence ATGACCGACTCCGAGCGCGACCCCGACGTTCTGGTCGCCGGCGAAGCCCTCGTCGACTTCCTGCCCGACAGCCCGGGCCTGCTCGCCCAGGTGGCGGAGTTCTCGCGGCGTGCGGGCGGCGCACCCGCCAACGTCGCGGTCGGCCTGGCCCGCCTCGACGCGACCCCGTGGTTCTGGACCCGCGTGGGCGAGGATCCCTTCGGCGACCACCTCGCCGGGACATTGGCGTCGTTCGGCGTCCCCGACCGGTTCGTCGAGCGCGACCCCGCGGCGAAGACCGCGCTGGCGTTCGTGAGCCACGACGAGGACGCCGACCGGGCGTTCACCTTCTACCGCGACGGCACCGCCGACACCCGGGTCGAACCCGGCGGCGTCCCCGACGAGACCCTCGAGTCGGTCGAGTGGGTGTACGTCGGCGGCGTGATGCTCGCGGCCGACCCCGGCCGGACCGCCACCCTGGACCTGGCCGAGCGCGCCGGCGAGCGCGGCGCGACCGTCGTCTTCGACCCCAACTACCGGCCGGAGCTCTGGGCGACGAGCGACCGGGCGTACTCGGACCTGATCGCGGAGATGCTCGGTCACGCCGACGTGGTGAAGGCGACCCCGGAGGACCTGGACGCGGCCGGGTTCGAGGGCGAGTCGCCCGAGGGCCTGGCGTCGGCCGTCGCCGACGACGGCCCCCACACCGTGCTGCTGACGCTCGGCGACGCCGGCGCCTTCGCCGCCGCGACCGACCGGGCGCCGTGGGGCGCCGGCGCGGCCTCCCACGGCGGCTACGGCGTCGACGCGGTCGACACCACGGGCGCGGGCGACGCGTTCACCGCGGGCGCGCTCGCGGCGCTCGCCGACGGGGACGGCGCCGGGGCGGCCGACCGCTCGCTCTCGGCGGTGCTCGGCTTCGCGAACGCGGTGGCGGCGGTCACGACCACCGCGGCTGGCGCGATGACCGCGCTGCCGACCCGCGAGCAGGTCCGGGCGCTCCGGGAGTAA
- a CDS encoding DUF4149 domain-containing protein, producing MSFLQTGAAVVLDAALGVWLGSIVFFSFVGAPTTFDVLGGEAVRVVNAIFPKYYAFGEILGWLALGTSFVVETGGPLDGNALTLLVLVGVVLDLYARQVLIPKMDRAGDDAFAQYHRQSVALNGVTMLAVAAALVVSHL from the coding sequence ATGAGCTTCCTCCAGACCGGCGCCGCGGTCGTCCTCGACGCCGCCCTCGGCGTCTGGCTCGGGAGCATCGTCTTCTTCTCGTTCGTCGGGGCGCCTACGACGTTCGACGTGCTGGGGGGCGAGGCGGTCCGGGTGGTCAACGCAATCTTCCCGAAGTACTACGCGTTCGGCGAGATCCTCGGCTGGCTGGCGCTCGGCACCTCGTTCGTCGTCGAGACCGGCGGCCCGCTCGACGGGAACGCGCTGACGCTGCTCGTGCTGGTCGGCGTCGTCCTCGACCTCTACGCCCGGCAGGTCCTCATCCCGAAGATGGACCGGGCGGGCGACGACGCCTTCGCGCAGTACCACAGGCAGTCGGTCGCGCTCAACGGCGTGACGATGCTCGCGGTCGCCGCGGCGCTGGTGGTGTCGCACCTGTAG
- a CDS encoding GIY-YIG nuclease family protein, giving the protein MAKGTYTLLVQLAEDATVAFGAAGERDLVAGWYAYTGSAFGTGGFARVERHRELAAGERDARRWHVDYLLGHPASRIADVVKTRDEDIECAVNRGIEADERAKTEAVAGLGASDCNCDSHLQFAPDHQSLARAVRRAHDAAADGA; this is encoded by the coding sequence ATGGCGAAGGGAACCTACACGCTGCTCGTGCAACTCGCCGAGGACGCGACCGTCGCGTTCGGCGCGGCCGGCGAGCGCGACCTGGTCGCGGGGTGGTACGCCTACACCGGCAGCGCGTTCGGGACCGGCGGGTTCGCCCGGGTCGAGCGCCACCGCGAACTCGCCGCGGGCGAACGCGACGCCCGCCGCTGGCACGTCGACTACCTGCTGGGTCACCCCGCGTCACGGATTGCAGACGTCGTGAAGACCCGAGACGAAGACATCGAGTGCGCCGTGAACCGGGGCATCGAGGCCGACGAGCGGGCGAAGACCGAGGCGGTCGCCGGTCTCGGAGCGTCGGACTGCAACTGCGACTCCCACCTCCAGTTCGCGCCGGACCACCAGTCGCTGGCGCGGGCGGTCCGTCGAGCCCACGACGCTGCGGCAGACGGGGCGTAG
- a CDS encoding YgaP family membrane protein yields MAHEPNVGGRDRLARGVLGVALVAAAGGALIGGHTGVGLAAAVLGGALLFNAATRFCVVNALLGIDTCLRK; encoded by the coding sequence ATGGCGCACGAACCGAACGTCGGCGGCCGCGACAGACTCGCTCGCGGGGTCCTCGGCGTCGCGCTGGTCGCGGCGGCGGGCGGCGCCCTCATCGGCGGTCACACCGGAGTCGGCCTCGCCGCGGCCGTCCTGGGTGGGGCGCTCCTGTTCAACGCCGCGACGCGGTTCTGCGTCGTGAACGCGCTGCTGGGCATCGACACCTGCTTGCGGAAGTGA
- a CDS encoding alpha,alpha-trehalose-phosphate synthase (UDP-forming), which produces MTGESSPDADGSAPTEGLVVVSNREPYSHSYDGDEITVDRPVGGLTAGLDPVMQRAKGTWVAWGDGDADREVVDEHDRVGVPPEDPAYTLRRIWLDDDEIEEYYYGYSNQVLWPLCHSDRGRITYEPRFWDRYEAVNRRFAEAAAEEADPGSLIWFQDYHFGLAPRMVRRELGDDATLAHFWHIPWPTWDDFRVCPQSRQLMEGLLANDLIGFHVDRFCAQFLEGVDACFDDAAIDWDSGEVHRGDSTTLVKSFPMGVDTERIERLAGSDGAEAFWDRFREERGIADDAVVAVGVDRLDYTKGIPERIRAIEYFLDSHPEFRGEFVYVQKASESRSEIPAYQEIQDEVSETAERVNDRFGTDDWEPVVGVTEMLPAESLYGLYRHADLALVSSVRDGMNLVAEEYVAAQLDNGGALVLSDFAGVDETLGDYAYTINPYATKEFAESIHRAITDDPGKRRERMRHMRQLVTAYDLDAWMDDIFETAAALRDDPTESD; this is translated from the coding sequence ATGACGGGCGAGTCGTCCCCCGACGCCGACGGGTCCGCGCCGACCGAGGGCCTGGTCGTCGTCTCGAACCGCGAACCGTACAGCCACTCGTACGACGGCGACGAGATCACCGTCGACCGCCCGGTCGGCGGGCTGACGGCAGGCCTCGACCCGGTGATGCAGCGGGCGAAAGGGACCTGGGTCGCCTGGGGCGACGGCGACGCCGACCGCGAGGTCGTCGACGAGCACGACCGGGTCGGGGTGCCGCCCGAGGACCCGGCCTACACCCTCCGGCGCATCTGGCTCGACGACGACGAAATCGAGGAGTACTACTACGGCTACAGCAACCAGGTGCTGTGGCCGCTGTGTCACAGCGACCGGGGCCGCATCACCTACGAGCCGCGGTTCTGGGACCGCTACGAGGCGGTCAACCGGCGGTTCGCCGAGGCGGCCGCGGAGGAGGCCGACCCGGGGTCGCTCATCTGGTTCCAGGACTACCACTTCGGCCTCGCGCCCCGGATGGTCCGACGCGAACTCGGCGACGACGCCACGCTGGCGCACTTCTGGCACATCCCGTGGCCGACGTGGGACGACTTCCGGGTGTGCCCCCAGAGCCGCCAACTGATGGAGGGCCTGCTCGCCAACGACCTGATCGGTTTCCACGTCGACCGGTTCTGCGCCCAGTTCCTCGAGGGGGTCGACGCCTGCTTCGACGACGCCGCCATCGACTGGGACAGCGGGGAGGTCCACCGGGGCGACTCGACCACGCTGGTCAAGTCGTTCCCGATGGGCGTCGACACCGAGCGCATCGAGCGGCTGGCCGGCAGCGACGGGGCCGAGGCGTTCTGGGACCGCTTCCGCGAAGAGCGGGGCATCGCCGACGACGCCGTGGTCGCGGTCGGCGTCGACCGCCTCGACTACACGAAGGGCATCCCCGAGCGCATCCGGGCCATCGAGTACTTCCTCGACTCGCACCCCGAGTTCCGCGGCGAGTTCGTCTACGTCCAGAAGGCCAGCGAGAGCCGGAGCGAGATCCCGGCGTACCAGGAGATACAGGACGAGGTCTCCGAGACCGCCGAGCGGGTCAACGACCGGTTCGGCACGGACGACTGGGAACCGGTGGTCGGCGTCACGGAGATGCTCCCCGCCGAGTCGCTGTACGGCCTCTACCGCCACGCCGACCTCGCGCTCGTGAGCTCGGTCCGGGACGGGATGAACCTCGTCGCCGAGGAGTACGTCGCGGCACAGCTCGACAACGGGGGCGCGCTGGTGCTGTCGGACTTCGCCGGCGTCGACGAGACGCTCGGCGACTACGCCTACACCATCAACCCGTACGCGACCAAGGAGTTCGCCGAGTCCATCCACCGGGCGATCACCGACGACCCGGGGAAGCGTCGCGAGCGCATGCGACACATGCGCCAGCTCGTCACGGCCTACGACCTCGACGCCTGGATGGACGACATCTTCGAGACCGCCGCGGCCCTCCGCGACGACCCCACCGAGTCGGACTGA
- a CDS encoding YbaK/EbsC family protein, translated as MHRRAQEFADRAAREYDFEVDVEEFPEGTKTAADAADAVGCDVAQIASSIAMRADDRLVVVVTSGANRVSEAKLADLLDLDEADVEMADAGEIKAALGWSIGGVPPFCHDADVPVFLDETLAEFGTVWAAAGTPEAVFPIDPDRLQELSGAKAVDVAE; from the coding sequence ATGCATCGGAGAGCGCAGGAGTTCGCCGACCGCGCCGCGCGCGAGTACGACTTCGAGGTCGACGTCGAGGAGTTCCCGGAGGGGACGAAGACCGCCGCGGACGCCGCCGACGCCGTCGGCTGCGACGTCGCCCAGATCGCCAGCAGCATCGCGATGCGCGCCGACGACCGGCTCGTCGTGGTCGTGACCAGCGGCGCGAACCGGGTCAGCGAGGCCAAGCTCGCCGACCTGCTCGACCTCGACGAGGCCGACGTGGAGATGGCCGACGCCGGCGAGATCAAGGCCGCGCTCGGCTGGTCCATCGGCGGGGTACCGCCGTTCTGCCACGACGCCGACGTCCCGGTGTTCCTGGACGAGACGCTCGCGGAGTTCGGGACGGTGTGGGCCGCCGCGGGCACCCCGGAAGCGGTGTTCCCCATCGACCCCGACAGACTCCAGGAGCTCTCGGGCGCGAAGGCCGTCGACGTAGCGGAGTGA
- a CDS encoding COG1361 S-layer family protein — MRVTALAVVAAAMLAATAATPSAPALAQEQEGTVVGRPDLELSATDNRFGAGEQATLEVFVSNSGDLDRGGPAEYERRVTTARNVRLDVDESRMSGRLARNVEVQTGTVFAGSVPEGVSGPYAFNLEIADSLSPGTYELPVEVSYDYTNFVRYGPGRAPEYGDASRSTTAYVTVVVEDQPRFAIRAQNLTRVTAGDTTTYRLNLTNTGTQPAVDAQVTLSAANSSVFFGGGEAPQQRTSVFVDRLDPGASRTFEVTVGASADTAPGTYLANAVVAYETPNGVSGRSKGLTFGVAVGTEQTFALRGVDGSLRVGDAGLVTGRVENTGDTNVSDAVVVLASNETDLRPRSTEVAVGRLAPGESADFSFRIDTANTTDPGPRQVSFRVRYRNAEGETRRSDPIDARVAVAREQSFAVNATATGLQVGDRGTVSGTVVNTGETNASDAVVVLRTEGTTLQPRTTEFAVGTLAPGESADFSFDAAVPNDTDPGVRQVSFRIRYRNDQGETRVSDSLPASVRVGAEQTFRVEDVTGDLRVGDAGDLVGEVVNAGDRPVSNAVVVLRTNNPTLDPRETEYAVGRLAAGESAPFEFTVDVTGDAEAGPRQVSFRVRYRNREGDLRLSDSADARVEVAEDVDEFRVEPVEATLPAGDSTVVAFRVTNAANETLRDVEAKLFASDPLSTDNDEAFVSRLEPDESTVLRFGLGAAGGAIPKTYPVSVDFTYENARGDTVLSDTYRVPIEVVEPEGRGLPLPTGGVAPVLLGLGAVVVLGAVVWWKHEAIARLLS; from the coding sequence ATGAGAGTCACCGCGCTCGCAGTCGTGGCGGCGGCGATGCTCGCCGCGACCGCGGCGACCCCCTCCGCCCCCGCGCTCGCCCAGGAGCAGGAGGGGACGGTCGTCGGTCGCCCCGACCTGGAGCTCTCGGCGACCGACAACCGGTTCGGCGCGGGCGAGCAGGCTACCCTCGAGGTGTTCGTCTCGAACAGCGGCGACCTCGACCGGGGCGGACCCGCCGAGTACGAACGGCGGGTGACGACCGCCCGGAACGTGCGCCTCGACGTCGACGAGTCGCGGATGAGCGGCCGGCTCGCGCGGAACGTCGAGGTCCAGACGGGTACGGTCTTCGCCGGCTCGGTCCCCGAAGGCGTCTCCGGCCCGTACGCGTTCAATCTGGAGATCGCCGACTCGCTCTCGCCCGGCACGTACGAGCTCCCGGTCGAGGTGAGCTACGACTACACCAACTTCGTGCGCTACGGCCCGGGGCGGGCCCCCGAGTACGGCGACGCCTCGCGCTCGACCACGGCATACGTCACCGTCGTCGTCGAGGACCAGCCCCGGTTCGCGATTCGAGCGCAGAACCTCACGCGCGTGACCGCGGGCGACACGACGACCTACCGGCTGAACCTGACGAACACCGGGACCCAGCCCGCCGTCGACGCCCAGGTGACCCTCTCGGCGGCGAACTCGTCGGTGTTCTTCGGCGGGGGCGAGGCGCCCCAGCAGCGGACCAGCGTCTTCGTCGACCGGCTCGACCCCGGCGCTTCTCGGACCTTCGAGGTCACCGTTGGCGCGTCCGCCGACACCGCGCCGGGGACGTACCTCGCCAACGCGGTGGTGGCCTACGAGACCCCCAACGGCGTGTCCGGGCGGTCGAAGGGGCTCACCTTCGGGGTCGCGGTCGGCACCGAGCAGACGTTCGCGCTCCGGGGCGTCGACGGCTCGCTCCGGGTCGGCGACGCGGGGCTGGTCACCGGCCGGGTGGAAAACACGGGCGATACGAACGTCTCGGACGCCGTGGTGGTTCTCGCGAGCAACGAGACCGACCTCCGGCCGCGCTCGACCGAGGTCGCGGTCGGCCGGCTCGCTCCGGGCGAGTCCGCCGACTTCAGCTTCCGCATCGACACCGCGAACACGACCGACCCCGGCCCGAGGCAGGTGTCGTTCCGGGTCCGGTACCGGAACGCCGAGGGCGAGACCCGGCGGAGCGACCCCATCGACGCCCGCGTCGCGGTCGCCCGCGAGCAGAGCTTCGCGGTGAACGCGACCGCGACCGGCCTACAGGTCGGCGACCGGGGGACCGTCTCGGGCACCGTGGTCAACACCGGCGAGACGAACGCTTCCGACGCGGTGGTCGTCCTGCGAACCGAGGGGACGACGCTCCAGCCCCGGACCACCGAGTTCGCGGTCGGGACGCTCGCGCCCGGCGAGTCCGCCGACTTCAGCTTCGACGCCGCGGTGCCGAACGACACGGATCCGGGCGTCCGGCAGGTGTCGTTCCGGATTCGGTACCGGAACGACCAGGGCGAGACCCGGGTCAGCGACTCGCTGCCGGCCAGCGTCCGGGTCGGCGCCGAACAGACGTTCCGGGTCGAGGACGTGACCGGCGACCTCCGGGTCGGCGACGCGGGCGACCTCGTCGGCGAGGTGGTCAACGCCGGCGACCGCCCGGTCTCGAACGCGGTCGTGGTGCTCCGGACGAACAACCCGACGCTCGACCCGCGCGAGACCGAGTACGCGGTCGGCAGGCTCGCCGCCGGCGAGTCGGCTCCCTTCGAGTTCACGGTGGACGTGACCGGCGACGCCGAGGCCGGACCGCGCCAGGTGTCGTTCCGGGTCCGGTACCGGAACCGGGAGGGCGACCTGCGGCTGAGTGACAGCGCGGACGCCCGGGTCGAGGTCGCCGAGGACGTCGACGAGTTCCGGGTCGAGCCGGTCGAGGCGACCCTCCCGGCCGGCGACTCGACGGTCGTCGCGTTCCGGGTGACCAACGCCGCGAACGAGACGCTCCGGGACGTGGAGGCGAAGCTGTTCGCCAGCGATCCGCTGTCGACCGACAACGACGAGGCGTTCGTCTCGCGACTCGAACCCGACGAGTCGACGGTCCTCCGGTTCGGCCTCGGCGCCGCCGGCGGCGCGATCCCCAAGACCTACCCGGTGTCGGTCGACTTCACGTACGAGAACGCGCGGGGCGATACGGTGCTGTCGGACACGTATCGGGTGCCGATAGAGGTGGTCGAACCCGAGGGCCGGGGGCTCCCGCTGCCGACCGGGGGCGTCGCGCCGGTCCTGCTCGGCCTCGGGGCCGTGGTCGTTCTCGGCGCGGTGGTCTGGTGGAAGCACGAGGCCATCGCCCGACTGCTGTCCTGA